From Alteromonas australica, one genomic window encodes:
- a CDS encoding putative bifunctional diguanylate cyclase/phosphodiesterase translates to MDIHLLNALGITDCAIFKRCQSSQLTCLTPDVRWMRHIVTLTEENAFDISSSHSIFLDDFLVDADTIWQGESVFTLSSGFWTEDIEGETLRLEALAINNGAGKHYLVVKNVAEQFDEKQKTLQAARELLLSHHEIVGRHEYIRQRLDSELHKNAEYEALVPPIKQTIHHLDTGVVILNQHGETVLDNRSARQLLQCNTQHNTALRLTHLMDDVKVPDSFLPTLVEKRSAWQGELYWKYSDDYQVWLQVTIHPVIHNQTLTHWVYLLTDISHIHSKEESVLSASGMDSLTKIANRNYFNSYVRKLVREDVSFTQFLFDIREFKKINEKLGYHSGDEILRAFAGRLQSAVGNSGFIARIGSNEFAVVKRDDTFKGIPPRDYAKHIKSILVKTYTALQGAESNLGVNIGIANFPEHGDNAETLMQHADVALQIAKYQGKNVVLVYSAELHKQHQDMSEMEQQFREAIEKNHLSLHVQPIVDLKTGDIVKCEALARWKKADGSFVSPEVFIPLAERTDLIFPFGEWLIAEACSAIEKLKAASLDIRLAINISGRQVADLALLKQIQTALKNRYIDPNNLSIELTESVFIDSLDTVSILLNELRSMGITISIDDFGTGFCSLVYLKKLPIDELKIDRSFVSELENNTDDQAIIQAILGLADNLNINIIAEGIENAAQQNFLLAHNCAFGQGYLFERPQSVESFIDKINK, encoded by the coding sequence ATGGATATCCACTTACTAAATGCACTTGGTATTACAGACTGCGCTATTTTTAAACGCTGCCAGTCATCCCAGTTAACATGTCTTACACCTGACGTTAGATGGATGCGCCATATCGTCACACTTACCGAAGAAAATGCATTTGATATTTCCTCTAGTCACTCTATTTTTCTCGATGATTTTCTTGTAGATGCCGACACTATTTGGCAAGGCGAAAGTGTGTTTACATTGTCTTCAGGCTTTTGGACTGAAGATATTGAAGGAGAAACCTTACGTTTAGAAGCGCTGGCCATCAATAACGGAGCTGGCAAACATTATCTTGTGGTCAAGAATGTAGCAGAGCAGTTTGATGAGAAGCAAAAAACGCTGCAAGCCGCTCGCGAACTCTTATTAAGCCACCATGAAATTGTGGGACGGCATGAATACATTCGCCAGCGTCTCGACAGCGAATTGCACAAAAACGCTGAATACGAAGCGCTCGTGCCACCTATTAAACAAACGATACATCATCTCGATACCGGCGTAGTGATACTTAATCAACACGGTGAAACTGTGTTAGACAACCGTTCAGCGCGTCAACTTCTTCAATGCAATACGCAACACAATACCGCGCTAAGGCTGACGCACTTAATGGATGACGTAAAAGTGCCAGATAGCTTCCTGCCAACCTTGGTGGAAAAGCGAAGTGCGTGGCAGGGCGAATTGTATTGGAAGTATTCAGACGATTATCAAGTTTGGCTTCAAGTGACCATTCACCCTGTTATTCATAACCAAACGCTGACGCATTGGGTGTATTTGCTCACTGACATTAGCCATATACACAGTAAAGAAGAAAGTGTTCTTAGTGCCTCGGGGATGGATTCTCTCACCAAAATTGCAAACAGAAATTATTTTAATAGCTATGTGCGAAAGCTCGTGCGCGAAGATGTGAGCTTCACGCAGTTTTTATTCGACATTCGTGAATTTAAAAAGATTAATGAAAAGTTAGGTTATCACTCTGGCGATGAAATACTCAGAGCCTTCGCTGGCCGTCTGCAAAGCGCTGTGGGTAATAGTGGCTTTATTGCACGGATTGGCAGTAATGAATTTGCCGTGGTGAAAAGGGATGACACCTTTAAAGGGATACCCCCCAGGGATTACGCCAAACACATAAAGTCTATCCTAGTAAAAACCTACACTGCCCTGCAGGGTGCAGAGTCCAATTTGGGCGTCAATATTGGTATCGCGAACTTCCCTGAACATGGCGATAACGCTGAAACCCTCATGCAGCATGCAGATGTTGCGCTGCAAATAGCGAAATATCAGGGTAAAAATGTGGTGCTGGTATACAGCGCTGAACTGCACAAACAGCATCAAGACATGTCCGAAATGGAGCAGCAATTTCGGGAAGCCATCGAAAAGAACCATTTATCTCTGCATGTACAGCCTATTGTTGATTTAAAAACCGGTGATATTGTTAAATGTGAAGCGCTGGCTAGATGGAAGAAAGCTGATGGAAGCTTTGTGTCCCCTGAAGTCTTTATACCTCTTGCAGAAAGAACCGATTTAATCTTTCCCTTTGGTGAATGGCTTATTGCCGAAGCTTGTAGCGCCATTGAAAAACTCAAAGCGGCTAGCCTCGATATTCGTTTAGCCATCAATATATCTGGTAGGCAAGTGGCCGATTTGGCGTTACTTAAGCAAATTCAAACAGCCCTTAAAAACAGATATATCGATCCTAACAATCTTTCTATAGAACTTACCGAAAGCGTTTTTATTGATAGTTTGGATACTGTCTCTATTTTACTGAATGAATTGCGCTCAATGGGAATTACCATTTCCATTGACGATTTCGGAACGGGTTTCTGCTCTTTGGTATACCTTAAAAAGCTTCCTATTGATGAGCTAAAAATCGATCGGTCTTTTGTGAGTGAACTTGAAAACAATACTGATGACCAAGCCATTATTCAGGCAATACTCGGCCTTGCTGACAATCTAAATATTAATATTATTGCCGAAGGCATCGAAAACGCGGCCCAGCAGAATTTCCTACTGGCGCATAATTGTGCCTTCGGACAAGGTTACCTCTTTGAACGCCCTCAATCAGTTGAGAGTTTCATCGATAAAATTAATAAATAA
- the fghA gene encoding S-formylglutathione hydrolase, which translates to MELISENRAFGGRHLRYEHEASTTQCKMTFAVYLPPFASADKPVPVLYWLSGLTCTDQNFMQKAGAMKLASELGMAIVAPDTSPRGDNIPDDDNGAYDFGLGAGFYVDATQAPWNTHYQMYSYVTEELPQLVEANLPVTKERAISGHSMGGHGALVIGLRNPNRYVSVSAFSPISNPSDCPWGQKALGNYLGSDESEWEKYDTAKLLAGATHSIPLLVEQGSKDEFLAEQLKPQSLVHAAQKTNTQLTLNMHEGYDHSYFFIASFIDEHLAFHAGHLGLI; encoded by the coding sequence ATGGAGCTAATTAGTGAAAATCGTGCATTTGGTGGACGTCATTTGCGCTACGAACATGAAGCAAGTACGACGCAATGCAAGATGACTTTTGCGGTATATCTCCCTCCGTTTGCATCAGCAGATAAGCCGGTGCCTGTATTGTATTGGCTATCTGGATTAACCTGTACCGATCAAAACTTCATGCAGAAAGCGGGAGCAATGAAGTTGGCCTCAGAATTAGGTATGGCCATTGTCGCTCCTGATACCAGTCCACGGGGAGATAATATCCCTGACGACGACAATGGGGCGTATGACTTTGGCCTTGGCGCAGGCTTCTATGTTGATGCGACACAAGCCCCTTGGAATACTCACTACCAAATGTACAGTTATGTCACAGAAGAGCTACCACAGCTTGTGGAGGCCAATTTGCCGGTGACTAAAGAGCGAGCCATTAGTGGCCATTCAATGGGGGGGCATGGTGCATTAGTGATTGGCCTACGAAACCCGAATCGGTATGTTTCTGTTTCTGCTTTTAGTCCTATTTCTAACCCAAGTGATTGTCCATGGGGACAAAAAGCGTTGGGGAATTATTTAGGCAGTGATGAATCTGAGTGGGAAAAGTACGACACTGCGAAATTATTAGCAGGGGCCACCCATTCGATACCATTGCTTGTAGAGCAGGGCAGTAAAGATGAGTTTCTCGCTGAGCAGCTAAAGCCGCAATCTCTTGTGCATGCCGCCCAGAAAACGAATACACAGCTAACGCTAAATATGCACGAAGGTTACGATCACAGCTATTTCTTTATCGCGTCATTCATTGATGAGCACCTAGCATTTCACGCTGGGCATTTAGGGCTTATTTAA
- a CDS encoding acyltransferase yields the protein MLKSLMHHTIGTISVIFYFLNTVLWATPILILSVFKLIPIRFWRRFISYLLDACATAWIGVNNVNQRISSRTTWRVDGLEKLTKNDWYLVIANHQSWVDILVLQRVFNRRIPFLKFFLKKELIYVPILGLAWWALDFPFMRRYSKSFLAKNPHLKGKDMETTRKACEKFRTKPVSIMNFVEGTRFTQAKHDRQASPFKHLLKPKAGGAAFVLSAMGDQLHKLIDVTIDYPGGVPSFWDFVSGKVNDIRVNIKVTPIKDILEGGYFNADYFDDPQVRSRFQGWLNGKWSEKDALLESLNATQKPL from the coding sequence ATGTTAAAAAGCCTGATGCATCACACAATTGGCACAATTTCCGTTATTTTTTACTTTTTAAATACTGTTTTATGGGCCACACCAATATTAATACTGTCAGTATTTAAGCTCATTCCTATTCGTTTTTGGCGGCGCTTTATTTCATACCTATTAGACGCCTGCGCCACGGCTTGGATAGGCGTAAATAACGTTAATCAACGGATCAGCAGTCGCACTACATGGCGCGTGGATGGGCTAGAAAAGCTCACGAAGAACGATTGGTACCTGGTGATTGCCAATCATCAATCATGGGTGGATATCTTGGTTCTTCAGCGTGTTTTCAACCGTAGAATTCCGTTTTTAAAGTTTTTCCTTAAAAAAGAGCTCATTTACGTGCCTATTTTAGGTCTAGCGTGGTGGGCATTGGATTTCCCATTCATGCGCCGATACTCCAAATCATTCTTGGCTAAAAACCCTCACCTGAAGGGTAAAGACATGGAAACCACTCGAAAAGCCTGTGAAAAGTTTCGTACTAAGCCTGTAAGTATCATGAATTTCGTCGAAGGCACCCGTTTTACTCAAGCCAAGCACGATAGACAAGCCTCTCCATTTAAACATCTTTTGAAGCCCAAAGCCGGCGGGGCCGCCTTTGTGTTATCTGCCATGGGCGATCAATTACACAAACTGATTGATGTGACGATTGATTACCCAGGTGGCGTGCCTTCATTTTGGGATTTTGTTTCAGGAAAAGTTAACGACATTCGAGTGAATATTAAAGTGACACCGATAAAAGATATTTTAGAAGGTGGCTATTTTAATGCCGATTATTTCGATGACCCTCAGGTAAGAAGCCGATTCCAAGGTTGGTTAAACGGTAAGTGGTCAGAGAAAGATGCTTTACTTGAATCTCTTAATGCAACGCAGAAGCCCTTATGA
- a CDS encoding acyltransferase, producing the protein MIRVVLAPFIFVFHTFLQITNLAFWGMLIIILGLVKLVMPNGKIKTFWNKIMHACMFAFGRISVLMIRLFNNVRIENQIHGELAKNSWYLIIANHLSYLDIILLIEFATYRIPAPKFFLKKELIWLPFVGLGAWALDMPFMHRYTKAYLAKYPERKGKDLATTKAYCEKFRTMPTTVINFVEGTRFTPDKHKLKQSPYQHLLPPKAGGVSFTLAAMGELFTNVLDISLLYPENRRHPMMAMLSGQMTKIIIDVKVTPVPELQQSSSRSEAEFRSYFQHWLNTLWQEKDTRINTLLER; encoded by the coding sequence ATGATACGTGTAGTTCTCGCTCCATTTATTTTTGTTTTTCACACCTTTCTACAGATAACCAACCTCGCTTTTTGGGGAATGCTCATCATTATTTTGGGCTTGGTTAAGCTTGTCATGCCAAACGGAAAGATAAAAACGTTTTGGAATAAGATCATGCATGCGTGTATGTTTGCGTTCGGCAGAATTAGCGTGTTGATGATTCGTTTATTTAATAATGTACGGATTGAAAACCAAATACATGGTGAGTTAGCCAAAAATAGCTGGTATCTCATTATTGCGAACCACTTAAGCTACCTCGACATCATTTTATTGATTGAATTTGCCACTTATCGCATTCCAGCCCCGAAGTTTTTTCTTAAAAAAGAATTGATTTGGCTACCTTTCGTTGGTTTGGGTGCTTGGGCGTTGGACATGCCATTTATGCATAGGTACACCAAAGCTTATCTGGCTAAGTATCCCGAACGAAAGGGTAAAGACTTAGCCACCACCAAAGCGTACTGTGAAAAGTTTCGTACCATGCCAACCACCGTGATCAATTTCGTTGAGGGTACGCGCTTTACCCCTGATAAGCACAAGCTTAAGCAAAGTCCTTATCAGCATTTGCTTCCCCCAAAGGCCGGCGGTGTTTCTTTTACGCTTGCTGCAATGGGTGAACTTTTTACCAATGTGCTCGACATATCACTATTGTACCCAGAAAACAGGCGTCACCCCATGATGGCCATGCTAAGCGGTCAAATGACTAAAATCATTATTGACGTAAAAGTGACCCCTGTGCCAGAACTTCAACAGAGCTCATCGCGCAGTGAAGCTGAATTTAGAAGCTATTTTCAACATTGGCTCAATACCCTTTGGCAAGAAAAAGACACGCGTATTAACACATTACTGGAGCGATAG
- a CDS encoding mechanosensitive ion channel family protein, producing the protein MEVSSSLRDAFVHLVKDIFPSLTTQDPLYNALALGAILTVALLLYIVARLVVRPQIANWVYRTNNLWDNALQEHGFFRRLMHLVPALFIFLITPVLIDSESVLHGLMIKSAQLYMLYSGLLGVFALLSTVEDVYNASALSKRAPITGFIQVTKLGFAILTILLSISLIVDRSPLLLVSGLTAIAAVLLLIFRDTILGFVAGIQIAANRMFNTGDWITMQKYEVDGEIQEIGLTNVKVQNWDKTISTLPTYSLTTEAVKNWRGMQESGGRRIKRAVYIDIHSIKLCDSDMLDRFSKVRYISEYIETKTNELRAYHRDYSIDESDLLNSRRLTNIGTFRAYLEAYLRKHPRVNQELTLMVRQLPPNELGLPLELYCFSNRKEWVEYEKIQADIFDHVMAMLDIFDLKAYQRDGHLAHLALASSNPNAAPNSSDAE; encoded by the coding sequence ATGGAAGTTAGTTCGTCATTACGCGACGCATTCGTCCATTTGGTGAAAGATATCTTTCCCTCATTGACGACACAAGACCCGCTGTATAATGCCCTTGCGCTAGGGGCAATACTCACGGTTGCGCTTCTACTTTATATTGTGGCTCGATTAGTCGTGAGGCCGCAAATTGCTAACTGGGTGTATCGTACCAACAACCTTTGGGACAATGCGCTTCAAGAGCACGGCTTCTTTCGCCGCCTTATGCACTTGGTTCCTGCACTCTTTATATTCCTCATTACGCCCGTACTGATAGACTCCGAATCGGTATTGCATGGGCTAATGATAAAAAGTGCACAGCTTTACATGCTATACAGTGGTTTGCTGGGAGTATTTGCCCTGCTAAGCACGGTAGAAGATGTATATAACGCATCTGCCCTATCGAAACGAGCCCCTATTACTGGTTTCATCCAAGTGACAAAACTAGGGTTTGCCATCCTCACCATTTTGCTGAGTATTTCACTCATTGTAGACAGAAGTCCCCTATTGCTCGTGTCGGGATTAACCGCCATTGCCGCTGTTTTACTCTTGATTTTTCGCGACACCATTTTGGGCTTTGTAGCGGGCATTCAGATTGCCGCCAACCGCATGTTTAATACCGGCGATTGGATCACCATGCAAAAGTACGAAGTCGATGGGGAAATTCAGGAAATAGGGCTAACTAACGTCAAGGTGCAAAACTGGGATAAGACAATCTCTACGCTTCCTACTTACAGTTTAACCACCGAAGCGGTAAAAAACTGGCGAGGTATGCAAGAATCTGGCGGCCGTCGTATAAAGCGGGCAGTGTACATCGATATTCACTCAATCAAATTGTGTGATAGCGACATGCTAGATAGGTTCTCTAAAGTACGCTATATCAGTGAGTATATTGAGACCAAAACCAATGAATTACGCGCCTACCACCGAGACTACTCTATTGATGAGTCTGACTTACTGAACAGCCGCCGGTTGACAAACATTGGTACGTTTCGCGCCTATTTAGAAGCCTACTTGCGCAAGCACCCAAGAGTGAATCAAGAGCTCACCCTTATGGTAAGGCAGCTTCCCCCTAATGAATTAGGTTTGCCCCTAGAATTGTATTGTTTTAGCAATCGCAAAGAGTGGGTGGAGTATGAAAAAATTCAGGCCGACATATTTGATCACGTGATGGCGATGTTGGATATTTTCGATCTTAAAGCGTACCAGAGGGATGGACACCTTGCGCATCTCGCGCTTGCTTCCTCAAACCCTAACGCTGCACCAAACTCCAGTGACGCTGAATAG
- a CDS encoding DUF2884 family protein, giving the protein MKTSALASLSLLSVMVMSPALAHNNECDIELSGHIQYQPGFLTVEMEDGGTLTIDAAHTLTINHEPISLNSEQQKWVGQYYDNIDMAIPMTLSIASEGLDLANVAVTEVFGELLGEDNGLTQDFGELFTSLEEKLAHSFYDENGTIYIDSTKFDEPGWFDESWEAEFESQIESLVSESMGRLLIAIGTQMLWDGGDMSEFEAKMERFGESLEHRMEAQADALEEKADALCDVLEEADYAETKMQKSIPGLSELNLLDMDSHSMKM; this is encoded by the coding sequence ATGAAAACCTCTGCACTAGCCTCTCTTTCTTTATTAAGCGTGATGGTTATGTCCCCTGCGCTTGCCCACAATAACGAGTGCGATATTGAATTAAGTGGCCATATTCAATATCAACCCGGTTTTCTTACCGTGGAAATGGAAGACGGCGGAACCCTAACCATTGATGCCGCACATACGCTCACGATTAACCATGAGCCAATCTCCTTGAATAGCGAACAGCAAAAGTGGGTTGGCCAATACTACGACAATATTGATATGGCCATCCCTATGACCTTGTCTATTGCTTCAGAAGGTCTCGACCTTGCTAACGTTGCCGTTACTGAAGTGTTTGGAGAATTACTTGGTGAAGATAATGGGTTAACGCAAGATTTTGGCGAGCTATTTACCTCTCTAGAGGAAAAGCTAGCGCACTCGTTTTACGACGAGAACGGCACCATTTATATCGACTCCACTAAATTCGATGAGCCAGGTTGGTTTGATGAAAGTTGGGAAGCAGAATTTGAATCGCAAATCGAATCGTTGGTCTCTGAATCGATGGGACGCCTACTCATCGCCATTGGTACGCAAATGCTGTGGGACGGCGGCGATATGAGTGAATTTGAAGCTAAAATGGAACGCTTTGGCGAGTCATTAGAGCATCGTATGGAAGCACAAGCGGATGCACTTGAAGAAAAAGCAGATGCCCTTTGTGACGTTCTTGAAGAAGCCGACTATGCAGAGACAAAAATGCAAAAATCTATACCTGGGCTTAGCGAATTAAACCTGTTGGATATGGATAGTCATTCTATGAAAATGTGA
- a CDS encoding NAD-dependent epimerase/dehydratase family protein yields MSNKVIICGYGWLGGYLANALETRSLIATTRDKTKARTIQENGITPVLYTLGDDSAALASHFHRATLVLNIPPGRKKPELSEFTQQMKALIDKAVKAQITHIVFISTTSVYGDANNGVIDETSTPQPETASAVAHVAIEQHLLFHATHNHCKVNIVRLAGLTGPDRHPINSLRGKTLQAGNKPVNLVHVHDVVAALTSMIAQVPTQKVFHLCSLSHPKRGEYYTHAAHQRNVEAPEFSDTELPLHGKQIDASQSWQALGITPEYAHPNQMI; encoded by the coding sequence ATGTCGAATAAGGTGATAATTTGTGGTTATGGATGGCTTGGAGGCTATCTGGCTAATGCGTTGGAAACTAGGTCGCTAATAGCAACAACGCGAGATAAAACTAAAGCGCGTACCATACAGGAAAACGGGATAACCCCAGTGTTGTATACCTTGGGTGATGACAGTGCAGCCCTCGCCTCACATTTTCACCGCGCCACCTTAGTACTCAACATCCCCCCTGGGCGAAAAAAGCCAGAGCTATCAGAATTCACCCAGCAGATGAAAGCCCTTATTGATAAGGCTGTTAAAGCGCAAATTACTCATATTGTCTTTATCAGTACTACGTCAGTGTACGGCGATGCCAACAATGGCGTCATTGATGAAACTTCCACACCCCAGCCAGAGACAGCGTCCGCTGTAGCACATGTGGCCATTGAACAACATCTTCTCTTTCACGCCACCCACAATCACTGTAAGGTAAATATTGTTAGGTTGGCTGGCCTTACTGGCCCAGATCGTCATCCTATAAATAGTTTACGTGGCAAAACCTTACAGGCAGGGAATAAGCCCGTAAACTTAGTGCATGTTCATGATGTGGTTGCCGCCCTTACCTCCATGATTGCGCAAGTCCCCACGCAAAAGGTGTTTCATTTATGTAGCCTCTCTCATCCAAAACGTGGGGAATATTATACTCACGCGGCTCACCAGCGTAATGTGGAGGCACCCGAGTTTTCTGACACTGAGCTTCCGTTGCACGGCAAACAAATTGATGCAAGTCAAAGCTGGCAAGCCCTGGGCATAACACCTGAATACGCCCATCCAAATCAAATGATTTAA
- a CDS encoding sodium-dependent transporter — MSGAREQFGSRIGFILAAAGSAVGIGNLVGFPVGAAKNGGGAFLLMYAIFVFAICLPVMLAEMSVGRHAKKDPLGAYSAISQQSSKWKVAGWLAIATPFMIAVFYMVITVWIFGYLFETVTGNLATLANPDTFGLFINSEAIFAYMAVVVGVVYLILQGGVKEGIEKAAKLLMPALFVMLLGLVVFVLTRENAMAGVEFYIVPDFSKLTASVVNGALSQAFFSLSLGMGILITYGSYIDKRADVPTSAKLVALTDTAVAFTAGLMILPAIFSFNPETNPEELSESSVGMIFTYLPNIFLALQESVGYVGASIVASLFFLLVFFAAITSLVSIFEVPVAALMDEKGVSRKWALASLGSIMIALAVLASLSFGKVDALTAFTHYAGADKSFFDVIIDVFYETILPLNGLLICIFVIYRWKSANFNASLAEGSNGYKGGWFEKYVDISLKTFIPAILLVIFINTVAVKYFDVSLFG; from the coding sequence ATGAGCGGGGCCAGAGAACAGTTCGGATCGCGCATAGGTTTTATTTTAGCCGCAGCAGGCTCTGCTGTGGGTATTGGTAATTTAGTGGGTTTCCCAGTAGGTGCAGCAAAAAATGGGGGGGGCGCATTTTTACTTATGTATGCCATCTTTGTTTTTGCTATTTGCTTACCCGTTATGCTTGCCGAAATGTCGGTCGGGCGGCACGCGAAAAAAGACCCTTTAGGTGCATACAGTGCCATTAGTCAACAATCATCAAAATGGAAAGTCGCTGGGTGGTTAGCCATTGCCACGCCTTTCATGATAGCTGTGTTCTATATGGTTATTACGGTGTGGATTTTCGGTTATTTGTTTGAAACAGTGACCGGTAATTTAGCAACACTTGCTAATCCCGATACCTTTGGACTATTCATTAATTCTGAAGCTATATTTGCCTATATGGCAGTGGTCGTTGGGGTGGTGTATCTCATTTTGCAAGGCGGCGTGAAAGAAGGCATTGAAAAAGCGGCTAAGCTATTAATGCCCGCGTTATTCGTTATGCTGCTAGGGTTGGTGGTTTTTGTGCTTACCCGTGAGAATGCCATGGCGGGGGTCGAGTTTTATATTGTACCTGACTTTTCTAAGCTTACTGCGTCTGTGGTGAATGGTGCTTTGTCACAAGCCTTCTTCTCACTATCGCTGGGCATGGGTATCTTAATTACCTATGGAAGCTATATTGATAAACGAGCAGATGTACCTACTTCGGCTAAATTGGTTGCGCTTACCGATACGGCCGTGGCGTTTACCGCAGGGTTAATGATTCTTCCTGCTATTTTCTCGTTTAACCCAGAAACTAACCCAGAAGAATTAAGTGAGTCTTCTGTAGGTATGATTTTCACTTATCTACCTAATATCTTTTTGGCGTTACAAGAATCTGTCGGCTACGTAGGCGCATCTATTGTTGCTAGCTTGTTCTTTTTACTTGTATTTTTCGCGGCTATAACGTCGTTGGTTTCCATTTTTGAAGTGCCTGTTGCTGCCTTAATGGACGAAAAAGGCGTCAGTAGAAAATGGGCATTGGCGTCTTTAGGTAGCATTATGATTGCTTTAGCTGTGCTAGCTTCCTTGTCGTTTGGCAAGGTAGACGCGTTAACCGCTTTTACCCATTATGCTGGCGCAGATAAGTCGTTTTTTGATGTCATCATTGATGTATTCTACGAAACCATACTGCCGTTAAATGGCTTACTGATTTGTATTTTTGTTATCTATCGTTGGAAAAGTGCAAACTTCAACGCCTCTCTGGCAGAGGGCAGCAATGGCTATAAAGGGGGCTGGTTTGAGAAGTACGTGGATATTTCCTTAAAAACCTTTATCCCCGCTATTCTGTTGGTTATTTTCATCAATACGGTAGCAGTAAAATATTTTGACGTGAGTCTATTTGGATAA
- a CDS encoding SDR family NAD(P)-dependent oxidoreductase — protein sequence MKNSLLVVGASGGIGGALVSALSQAGEHVIAVSRQTIDSPPWGSSVEVHTLAEYSEAQISSFVNTLNARGVTIKMAIVATGVLHDESNNLHPEKRLEDVSHEALGQYFTVNSIIPALWLKYLVNVLAKEQPSVVALSARVGSIADNQLGGWYGYRASKAALNMLLKTASVEYARRLKQPLLVSYHPGTVDTALSQPFQRNVKANKLFTAEFTARQLLLHLSRLDRTQPCHFIAWDGTPVPW from the coding sequence ATGAAAAATAGTCTATTGGTTGTTGGTGCATCCGGCGGCATTGGCGGTGCGTTAGTGTCTGCGCTGTCACAGGCCGGAGAACATGTGATTGCCGTCTCTCGGCAAACCATTGACTCACCCCCATGGGGGAGCTCAGTGGAGGTGCATACCCTTGCGGAATATTCTGAAGCGCAGATATCTTCTTTTGTAAACACATTGAACGCTCGTGGTGTGACCATCAAAATGGCTATTGTTGCTACTGGCGTTTTACATGATGAATCGAACAACCTACATCCTGAAAAGCGATTAGAAGATGTCTCTCATGAGGCGTTAGGTCAGTATTTTACGGTGAACAGTATTATTCCTGCCTTGTGGTTAAAATACCTTGTGAATGTGCTGGCTAAAGAACAACCTAGCGTTGTCGCGCTTAGCGCTCGAGTAGGCAGTATTGCCGATAATCAGCTCGGAGGCTGGTATGGTTACCGAGCATCTAAAGCGGCCCTTAATATGTTGCTTAAAACCGCATCGGTAGAATATGCTCGGCGGCTAAAACAACCTCTACTTGTGAGTTATCATCCAGGCACAGTCGACACGGCACTGTCACAGCCTTTCCAACGAAACGTTAAAGCGAATAAACTTTTTACTGCAGAATTCACAGCGCGCCAGTTGCTGCTGCACCTATCGCGTTTAGACAGAACCCAACCTTGTCACTTTATCGCTTGGGACGGCACGCCTGTACCTTGGTAG
- a CDS encoding thiol-disulfide oxidoreductase DCC family protein: protein MIIFYDGYCPLCHAEMRHLRKRDKHNKLTLVDIQSPSFAQTYPHLDWHALNARIHGQLPDGRIITGLDVTHQAWKAVGMGWVYAPLRWPGVKVIADWCYIKFAKHRYTISYLLTGKKRQCARCIPGEPNEK, encoded by the coding sequence TTGATAATTTTTTACGATGGATATTGCCCATTATGTCACGCTGAAATGCGTCATTTACGTAAACGTGATAAGCACAACAAGCTGACCTTAGTCGACATTCAATCTCCGTCTTTTGCGCAGACTTACCCACACTTAGACTGGCACGCACTGAATGCAAGGATTCATGGGCAACTTCCTGATGGACGAATCATTACCGGTCTTGATGTTACACATCAGGCTTGGAAGGCTGTTGGCATGGGGTGGGTGTATGCACCGCTGCGTTGGCCTGGTGTCAAAGTGATTGCGGATTGGTGTTATATCAAGTTCGCGAAACATCGCTATACCATTTCTTATCTTCTAACCGGCAAAAAGCGACAGTGTGCTAGATGTATTCCCGGAGAGCCAAATGAAAAATAG